Proteins encoded within one genomic window of Leucoraja erinacea ecotype New England chromosome 24, Leri_hhj_1, whole genome shotgun sequence:
- the LOC129708978 gene encoding serine-rich adhesin for platelets-like isoform X3, translated as MSTLWCLENESKGHRFTFILCLLGFLAQWSCHSYAEPIESPIAITTVNPTANNQTAVLDTNTTTANTSMNSITTLGIESANSSVETSTVLMRDGVTQLSEGEHNAVQSQIKDDSSRAGTPVVFTSLLVCGLLAAAGILTGSYLCSRKKWTPPSRRLDEETDAQDRDSVMFSVAAEDRDKPKVNGETQETGDKSLPASAAGTAPTTVTKGRLEGDTEL; from the exons ATGTCCACTCTCTGGTGCTTGGAAAATGAATCTAAAGGACATCGGTTCACcttcattctctgcctcctgggTTTTCTGG CCCAATGGAGTTGCCACAGCTACGCCGAGCCCATCGAAAGTCCCATCGCGATTACCACAG TCAACCCCACGGCGAAcaaccagacggctgtgctggaCACAAACACGACCACTGCCAACACCTCCATGAACAGCATCACCACCTTGGGGATCGAATCTGCCAACAGCAGCGTGGAGACAAGCACCGTCTTAATGAGAGATGGAGTCACCCAACTCTCCGAGGGAGAGCATAACGCAGTACAATCACAGATAAAG GATGATAGCTCGAGGGCGGGAACGCCGGTGGTCTTCACCTCCCTGCTGGTGTGTGGGCTACTGGCTGCTGCTGGGATTCTGACCGGCAGTTACCTGTGCAGCAGGAAGAAATGGACCCCTCCCAGCAGGCGGCTG GACGAGGAGACGGATGCACAGGACCGTGACAGCGTGATGTTTTCTGTTGCTGCAGAGGACCGTGATAAGCCAAAAGTGAACGGAGAAACGCAGGAGACGGGGGACAAGAGCCTGCCTGCCTCTGCGGCAGGGACAGCCCCGACCACTGTCACCAAGGGGCGGCTGGAGGGAGACACGGAGCTGTAG
- the LOC129708978 gene encoding serine-rich adhesin for platelets-like isoform X2, which produces MSTLWCLENESKGHRFTFILCLLGFLAQWSCHSYAEPIESPIAITTVNPTANNQTAVLDTNTTTANTSMNSITTLGIESANSSVETSTVLMRDGVTQLSEGEHNAVQSQIKDDSSRAGTPVLFQDDSSRAGTPVVFTSLLVCGLLAAAGILTGSYLCSRKKWTPPSRRLDEETDAQDRDSVMFSVAAEDRDKPKVNGETQETGDKSLPASAAGTAPTTVTKGRLEGDTEL; this is translated from the exons ATGTCCACTCTCTGGTGCTTGGAAAATGAATCTAAAGGACATCGGTTCACcttcattctctgcctcctgggTTTTCTGG CCCAATGGAGTTGCCACAGCTACGCCGAGCCCATCGAAAGTCCCATCGCGATTACCACAG TCAACCCCACGGCGAAcaaccagacggctgtgctggaCACAAACACGACCACTGCCAACACCTCCATGAACAGCATCACCACCTTGGGGATCGAATCTGCCAACAGCAGCGTGGAGACAAGCACCGTCTTAATGAGAGATGGAGTCACCCAACTCTCCGAGGGAGAGCATAACGCAGTACAATCACAGATAAAG GATGATAGCTCGAGGGCGGGAACGCCGGTTTTGTTTCAGGATGATAGCTCGAGGGCGGGAACGCCGGTGGTCTTCACCTCCCTGCTGGTGTGTGGGCTACTGGCTGCTGCTGGGATTCTGACCGGCAGTTACCTGTGCAGCAGGAAGAAATGGACCCCTCCCAGCAGGCGGCTG GACGAGGAGACGGATGCACAGGACCGTGACAGCGTGATGTTTTCTGTTGCTGCAGAGGACCGTGATAAGCCAAAAGTGAACGGAGAAACGCAGGAGACGGGGGACAAGAGCCTGCCTGCCTCTGCGGCAGGGACAGCCCCGACCACTGTCACCAAGGGGCGGCTGGAGGGAGACACGGAGCTGTAG
- the LOC129708978 gene encoding serine-rich adhesin for platelets-like isoform X1 produces MSTLWCLENESKGHRFTFILCLLGFLAQWSCHSYAEPIESPIAITTVNPTANNQTAVLDTNTTTANTSMNSITTLGIESANSSVETSTVLMRDGVTQLSEGEHNAVQSQIKDDSSRAGTPVLFQDDSSRAGTPVLFQDDSSRAGTPVVFTSLLVCGLLAAAGILTGSYLCSRKKWTPPSRRLDEETDAQDRDSVMFSVAAEDRDKPKVNGETQETGDKSLPASAAGTAPTTVTKGRLEGDTEL; encoded by the exons ATGTCCACTCTCTGGTGCTTGGAAAATGAATCTAAAGGACATCGGTTCACcttcattctctgcctcctgggTTTTCTGG CCCAATGGAGTTGCCACAGCTACGCCGAGCCCATCGAAAGTCCCATCGCGATTACCACAG TCAACCCCACGGCGAAcaaccagacggctgtgctggaCACAAACACGACCACTGCCAACACCTCCATGAACAGCATCACCACCTTGGGGATCGAATCTGCCAACAGCAGCGTGGAGACAAGCACCGTCTTAATGAGAGATGGAGTCACCCAACTCTCCGAGGGAGAGCATAACGCAGTACAATCACAGATAAAG GATGATAGCTCGAGGGCGGGAACGCCGGTTTTGTTTCAGGATGATAGCTCGAGGGCGGGAACGCCGGTTTTGTTTCAGGATGATAGCTCGAGGGCGGGAACGCCGGTGGTCTTCACCTCCCTGCTGGTGTGTGGGCTACTGGCTGCTGCTGGGATTCTGACCGGCAGTTACCTGTGCAGCAGGAAGAAATGGACCCCTCCCAGCAGGCGGCTG GACGAGGAGACGGATGCACAGGACCGTGACAGCGTGATGTTTTCTGTTGCTGCAGAGGACCGTGATAAGCCAAAAGTGAACGGAGAAACGCAGGAGACGGGGGACAAGAGCCTGCCTGCCTCTGCGGCAGGGACAGCCCCGACCACTGTCACCAAGGGGCGGCTGGAGGGAGACACGGAGCTGTAG